The following DNA comes from Candidatus Omnitrophota bacterium.
TGGCGACCCAGGGCGGCTGGAAAATTAAGGTGCTGGGTGATCACTGGACAGCTGTAACTTGTGATGGGCTGCTTTCAGCCCACTTTGAAGATACCGTAGCGGTCACTAAAAATGGGCCGGAAGCATTAATTGGAATGTCAACACTGTGATATTGGAAGCTCCTTAACTATAAATCAGCTTCGAAAGTTACGAAAAAATGGCAAAAGAAGAGCATATAGAGGTAGAAGGCACGGTGGTCGAGACATTACCCAATGCCATGTTCAGGGTGGAATTGGAAAACGGCCACAAGATACTGGCTTATATCTCCGGGAAAATGAGGATGTACTATATAAGGATTCTTGCCGGAGATAAGGTCAAAGTAGAACTTTCTCCTTACGATCTTAGCAGAGGAAGGATTACCTACAGGGCAAAATGAAAGTACGATCTTCGGTTAAAATAATGTGCGCCAAGTGCAAGATTATCAGGCGGAAAGGAGTAGTAAGAGTAATCTGCTCCAATCCGAAACATAAACAGAGACAGAAATAAATTGCTAAACTGTTATAGCAATTTAGCAATTTAGCCATTTAGCAATATTATTAAGGAGGTAGGATGCCAAGGATTGTCGGGGTTGATTTGCCAAAAGATAAAAGAATAGAAATAGCCCTTACTTATATTTACGGAATAAACAGGTCTTTATCTAATAGATTGTTGAAAACTGCCGGAATAGATCTTGAGAGAAGAGCAAGGGATTTGACTGACGAAGAGGTCTCCCGGCTCTCGGCTGTTATCCGGAAGGGATGCAAGGTAGAGGGAGATTTAAAAAGGGAAATTTCTCAGAACATTAAGAGGCTGATTGACATCGGCACTTATCGGGGTCTGCGCCACCGCAAAGGCCTTCCGGCAAGGGGCCAGAGGACGCATACAAATGCCCGGGGAAGAAAAGGGCCGAAGAGAACCGTAGGTGTAAGGCGAATTAAAACAGCGCCAACGAAGGGGGAAAAGAAAAAATAAATGGCTAAGGAAAAAAAGATCAAATCAGTAGTTAAAGGAATCGCCCATATTCAGGCAACATTTAACAATACCATAATTACCATTACCGGTATTGGCGGAGCAACTATATCATGGTCTTCAAGCGGAGCAATTGGGTTTAAAGGTTCGAAAAAATCCACTCCTTTTGCAGCGCAGATGGCCAGTAAAAATGCCGCTAAAAAGGCGATGGAGCACGGAATGAAAGAAGTCGAGGTCTATGTTAAGGGGCCGGGTTCTGGACGCGAGTCGTCCATCAGGGCCTTACAGGCCGCAGGGCTTTCAATAAGCATTATTAAAGACGTTACCCCGATTCCCCATAATGGCTGCCGTCCGCCAAAACGCAGGAGGGTTTAACCGATGGCACGAAGATTAGGTCCGGTTTGCAGGCTTTGCCGGAGAGAAGGAGCAAAGTTATTCTTAAAAGGCACTAGATGCCAGACTGATAAATGTGCGTTTGACCGAAGAGGCCATCGTCCCGGACAACATGGTAAAGCGCGGATGAAACTGTCTAATTACGGCTTGCAGCTCAGAGAAAAACAAAAGGTAAAGAAGATATACGGACTTTTAGAGAAACAGTTCAGGCTTTTCTTCAAAAGGGCTGAAGCGTCTAAAGGCGTTACCGGCCAGAAGCTTCTTGAGCTTTTAGAGCGAAGGCTTGATAACGTAATATTCCGGTTATGTTTCGGCACGTCCAGGGCCCAGGCCAGGCAGCTTGTTAAGCATAATCATGTTTATGTAAATTCTAAAAAGGTCAATATTCCTTCCTATATTGTAAAAGAGAAAGATGAAATACGGATCAAGGGATCTGAAAGAAGCTTAAAGCAGGCCAAAGACAGCATAGAGCGGGTGGGTGAACGGCCTGTGCCGGAATGGTTAAAAGCCGATCATCAAGCGTTGACCGCTAAGGTTCTTAGGCCGCCGCGTCGGGAAGAAGCCACTATTGGTATACAGGAAGAGTTAATAGTAGAGCTATATTCGAAATAATAACACAGATGAGCGCGGATAAAGGATAAATCCTAAAAAGGTCATAAGTCATAAGTCATAAAACTTATAACCTATGACCTATGACTTAATCTGATTTATTTAGTTTTTAATAGCTAATAAACATTTGTGTAATCAGGAGGTTTTAACATGGGCGTAAGGTGGAGAAATTTTGAGTTACCAAAGGTATTGGAATGCGATAAGACCAAGTTAACTGCTACTTACGGCAAATTTATAGCTGAACCTTTTGAAAAAGGTTACGGGGTTACGATCGGGAATTCTTTGCGCCGGGTCCTGATTTCTTCTATTGAAGGTACGGCAGTAACCAATGTCAAAATAAATGGCGTACTTCATGAATTTTCGATCATTCCGGGAGTAGTCGAAGACATGACTCAGATTATCTTAAACATAAAAGGGCTTGTCCTGCGTTCTCATTCAAGGACGCCGAAAACTATCAAAATAAATGTGGACAAGAAAGGAGAAATCACGGCCAAGGATATTCAGACAGACGCAACGGTTGAGGTTTTAAATAACGATTTGCACATTGCCACCTTATCGGAAAAGACTAAATTTAACGTAGAAATGGAAGTGGCTAAAGGGAGAGGTTATTTGCCTGCGGAGAGCAATAAAAAAGAAAATCAGCCCATAGGAATTATACCGATAGATTCGATATTTTCTCCGGTAAGAAAAGTAAACTATCATGTTGAAAATACCAGGGTCGGCCGGCTGACGGATTATGAACGGCTGATCTTAGAAGTCTGGACAGATTCCAGCCTTTCTCCTGAAGAGGCTCTTCTTTATGGTTCAAATATCCTGCAAAAACACCTCGAAGTATTTGTTGAATATGGCAAACTTCCAGAAGAAGAAGAAGTTGAGGAAAAAGAAGAAGAAAAAGAGTTTTATGAAGTTTTGCGGAAACCAATATCTGAATTGGAGTTGTCGGTAAGAAGCGCTAATTGTTTGAGAGAAGCCAGGATCAAGACAATCGGGGAGCTTGTCCAGAAGAGCGAATATCAGATGTTAAAATATAGAAACTTTGGCAAAAAATCTTTAGGCGAAATTCTGGAAATTCTTAAAAGAATGGATCTGTCTTTAGGAATAAAGGTAGACAAAGAAAGGTTATAAATGCGGCACAAAAAGAAAAAGAAGAGAATTAAAGCCCACAGGGTTGGGCATAGAAAAGCCATCATCAGAAGCCTTCTGATCAGTTTGTTTACGCACCAGAGGATCAAGATTACTGTAGCCCGGGCCAAGGAGATTAGGCGGTTAGCTGATCGATTAATCAGTTTAGCCAAACAGCCCACAGTGCACAGGCAGCGGCAGGCCATCAAGACGTTACAGGACAGGTCGTTGGTAAAAAAGTTATTTACAGAAATAGGGCCTAAGTTTGAACATCGTCAGGGAGGTTATACGCGGCTGATCCGTATCTCGCCGCGGGCGGGCGATAAAGCTGAAATGGCAATTCTGGAGTTGACTGAATTAATAGCTTCCAAGCCGGCTAAGCTTAAAAAAGAAGAGCAGGTAGATAAAAAACCACTGCTGAAAAAAGAGACAAAGCCGGAAAAAGAAGTAAAGCCGAAAGAAAAAGCAAAGCCGAAGGTAAAAAAACCCGAAGGTTTTTTGCGAGGCTTGAGAAAATATTTTAGGCATGAATCTGGCTAAAAAAATTGCCGGTATTAAGCCGTCCGTAACCTTAGCTGTCACTAGCCAGGCTAAACAGATGGCTGGCCGGGGTATCAGGGTCATAAATTTTGCAGCCGGAGAACCGGATTTCAATACTCCTCTGCATGTCAGAACAGCCGCAATCCAGGCCATTAATAACGGGTTTACCAAATATACTCCTGTTTCCGGCGCAAGAGAGCTTAAAGCAGCCATCTGCGATAAGCTTAGGCGCGATAATGCGTTAAATTATCAGACAGAACAAATTGTCGTTTCCTGCGGGGCTAAACACTCCTTATTTAATATCCTTCAGGTCTTATGTCAAAAAGGCGATCAAGTAATAATTGCCTCTCCTTATTGGGTAAGCTATCCCCAGATGGTTAAGCTGGCCGGCGCCAGGCCGATTATTATTCCGACAAAAATAAATAATCAATTTAAGATGACCGGAAAGCAGTTAGCATCTTCGATTACTTCCCGGACCAGGGCAGTTATCTTAAACAGCCCGGCTAACCCGACCGGCAGTGTTTATAACCGGGAAGAACTTGCAGAAATAGCCAGGGTTGTCCTCAGGCATAATATATATCTGATCAGCGACGAAATTTATGAAAAGATAATCTATGATAAAAAGCGCCATATTTCTATTGCTTCCCTGAACAAGAAAGTTAATAAAATAACCATTGTAGTAAACGGCCTGTCCAAGGCCTATTCGATGACCGGCTGGAGGATAGGATATTTGGCCGGGCCAAAAGAGCTTGCTTCGGCCGTAGCTGTTCTCCAGAGCCATTCTACGTCTAATCCTAATTCAATTGCCCAGAAGGCAGCCCTGACAGCTTTAAACGGCAAGGAAGAGTTTATCGTTAAGATGCAAAAGGAATTTAGCAAA
Coding sequences within:
- the infA gene encoding translation initiation factor IF-1 produces the protein MAKEEHIEVEGTVVETLPNAMFRVELENGHKILAYISGKMRMYYIRILAGDKVKVELSPYDLSRGRITYRAK
- the rpmJ gene encoding 50S ribosomal protein L36, whose translation is MKVRSSVKIMCAKCKIIRRKGVVRVICSNPKHKQRQK
- the rpsM gene encoding 30S ribosomal protein S13, coding for MPRIVGVDLPKDKRIEIALTYIYGINRSLSNRLLKTAGIDLERRARDLTDEEVSRLSAVIRKGCKVEGDLKREISQNIKRLIDIGTYRGLRHRKGLPARGQRTHTNARGRKGPKRTVGVRRIKTAPTKGEKKK
- the rpsK gene encoding 30S ribosomal protein S11, producing the protein MAKEKKIKSVVKGIAHIQATFNNTIITITGIGGATISWSSSGAIGFKGSKKSTPFAAQMASKNAAKKAMEHGMKEVEVYVKGPGSGRESSIRALQAAGLSISIIKDVTPIPHNGCRPPKRRRV
- the rpsD gene encoding 30S ribosomal protein S4, whose protein sequence is MARRLGPVCRLCRREGAKLFLKGTRCQTDKCAFDRRGHRPGQHGKARMKLSNYGLQLREKQKVKKIYGLLEKQFRLFFKRAEASKGVTGQKLLELLERRLDNVIFRLCFGTSRAQARQLVKHNHVYVNSKKVNIPSYIVKEKDEIRIKGSERSLKQAKDSIERVGERPVPEWLKADHQALTAKVLRPPRREEATIGIQEELIVELYSK
- a CDS encoding DNA-directed RNA polymerase subunit alpha, whose translation is MGVRWRNFELPKVLECDKTKLTATYGKFIAEPFEKGYGVTIGNSLRRVLISSIEGTAVTNVKINGVLHEFSIIPGVVEDMTQIILNIKGLVLRSHSRTPKTIKINVDKKGEITAKDIQTDATVEVLNNDLHIATLSEKTKFNVEMEVAKGRGYLPAESNKKENQPIGIIPIDSIFSPVRKVNYHVENTRVGRLTDYERLILEVWTDSSLSPEEALLYGSNILQKHLEVFVEYGKLPEEEEVEEKEEEKEFYEVLRKPISELELSVRSANCLREARIKTIGELVQKSEYQMLKYRNFGKKSLGEILEILKRMDLSLGIKVDKERL
- the rplQ gene encoding 50S ribosomal protein L17; the protein is MRHKKKKKRIKAHRVGHRKAIIRSLLISLFTHQRIKITVARAKEIRRLADRLISLAKQPTVHRQRQAIKTLQDRSLVKKLFTEIGPKFEHRQGGYTRLIRISPRAGDKAEMAILELTELIASKPAKLKKEEQVDKKPLLKKETKPEKEVKPKEKAKPKVKKPEGFLRGLRKYFRHESG
- a CDS encoding pyridoxal phosphate-dependent aminotransferase, producing the protein MNLAKKIAGIKPSVTLAVTSQAKQMAGRGIRVINFAAGEPDFNTPLHVRTAAIQAINNGFTKYTPVSGARELKAAICDKLRRDNALNYQTEQIVVSCGAKHSLFNILQVLCQKGDQVIIASPYWVSYPQMVKLAGARPIIIPTKINNQFKMTGKQLASSITSRTRAVILNSPANPTGSVYNREELAEIARVVLRHNIYLISDEIYEKIIYDKKRHISIASLNKKVNKITIVVNGLSKAYSMTGWRIGYLAGPKELASAVAVLQSHSTSNPNSIAQKAALTALNGKEEFIVKMQKEFSKRRNYLLKEIRKIDKISFSKPEGAFYLFCDISKTGRGSLNFSQKLLEREKVAVVPGVAFGEDNYIRLSFATGMEDIKEGVNRLAKFISRIRP